The Sphingobium sp. EP60837 DNA segment TACTTTCATCGGCGAGCCTTCGCGCCAAAGCAGCACATGAATTAGTCGATAGCCATAGCGCATGCGGGTCGCCGCGATCTCCTTGATCCTGTTCCTGAGCGGCGCCTGGTCGCTTCGGACCGACCGATAACGGTGCGTCTTGCAATCGAACCGGAGAACAGCGCAACTGGGCCACCAGCAGACGCCGGATAGATGTTCGCCACTGATCCACGCAGAACATTTCAATGCCGCTTGCAAAGGGAGAGCCGTCTATAGAGGTAATAGGTCGCCTCCGACACGCCCAACTTCCGGCACACCTCGGCAACCGACGTACCGGCCTCGCCTGGCGCAGCGCAAACGCGATCTGCTCTCCCGTGAAACTCGACTTCTTCATGCAAAATCTCCAGCGCCACTTAGCTCGATTTCGCCAGATTCCTCTCATTCCCGCCGGAGGCATTTTCCGGGACAGGGTCAGGCGCAGCGTAGTTGACCTCCTCGCTTCTGAACAATTCCGCGGATTATCGACGCGAATCCTTTTGGCGCTGGGCCTATGTGCAGACGAGCCGTCTGTCAGCCAATCGCCGACCCGATCGCGCGGGCAGGATAGTTCGATCATAGGCCATGCCTATTTCCCCTATAGGCGTCGACCTTTATCGCGCCGTCTGGTCCGGAAGTTGGGTGTTCATCGCTGCCGATCTTGGTAAAAATACGGCTTTGTGGAAAAACTGTTACGCCGGAGGCAGGCGGGCGCCCGGCCACGTCGGCTTAGCGATGCTTGTGATAACATGATGGTCACTTTGAAGGATCTGCTGGTTCGAAAGATAAGGGTGACTGACCGGTGTGGAGCACTTGCCGCCCTAGCAAGCGGCAGTTGCGGGACGCGAGATGCTTGGAGCGAGAGATGGATTTAGGAATTGATGGTAAACGCGCCGTTGTTATAGGCGGCAGTTCGGGGCTGGGCTATGGCGTGTGCGAGCGTCTTGCCGCCGAAGGTGTCAATCTTTTGATCTTTGCGCGTGACAGGGAGAAGCTTCAAGACGCGAAGAAGCGTTTAGTGGACAAAAATCCGCGTAGTACAATCGATATCGTAGCCGGTGATATCTCAAACGCAGAAGACATCGAAAGACTGAAGCGCGAAATCATCGATAGCGGGGGGATGCAAATTCTTGTGTTGAATACGCCGCCTCCGCCCAGACCATTATACGACTTTTTAGAAGAGCATGACGAAGAGCGATGGGAAAACGCTTATCAGTGGCAGCTGAAAGGTGCACTGCTGGTGTTACGGAAACTCGCGCCTCTTCTTCTAAACCAGGGCTGGGGCAGAATTGTCGCGATCACCTCGGCATCCATTAAGGAGCCGCTGCCCAACCACGCTCTTTCGACCGTTTTCCGCGCCGGTGTGCAGGCCGCGCTCAAGCACCTGTCGATGGAGATGGCGGCGCATAATGTGACGGTGAACTCCGTCGCTCCCGCCGTGGTCGTGACCTCGACCTATCATACCGTCCATGACATTGAGGCCCGGGTGAGCCGGATACCGCTCAAGCGCGTCGGCAAAGTCGAGGAACTGGCCGCCACCGTCGCATTTCTGGCGTCGGACCTTGCCGGCTTCATCACCGGCGAAAATGTCCAGGTGGACGGGGGCTGTACAAGGTCTCTTTGCTAAGGCGTGTCGGTCCTTTGGCGGTACGGCCAAATCGCCTGGACCCGTCTACATGCAGATAAATGGCGGCGGGCCAAAATAGAATACCAGGAGAGCGAAAGATATGTGGAACAAGCCGGTAGTCGAAATTCGCGTCGAGGAATTCACGCGGGGGACGCTCCCCACATATCTCGAGCTTCACAAATCAATGGCGCTGCCGCTTCTGCAGGAGCATCTCGGCAGGCCGATGGCGTATTATATGACGAATGTCGGCAGGATCAATTGCGTTACCCAACTTTGGGGCTATGATTCGTTGGAGGCATATCAGTCAGGACGAGCGGCCGTGGAAAGCCGGCCGCAGTGGCAGGACTATATGAGGTCGACGGAGGGAGTCGTCCGCTTCGTCGACACTCGCCTGACCCAACGCATCCTCTTTCCCAATGTCGGCGCCGGCGAGGAGATTTCCCGGGCAAAGCCGGTCGTGGATTTCAGAACATATCTGATCCACCACAATCACATGCAGACCTTCCTCTCGACGACTGAGGAGCATGCCATGAGCGTGATGCTGCGGCATGTCGGTCCGCCGATCGGCTACTATCTGACCAAAGTGGGGAATCTGAACCAGATTACCAACATCTGGGGCTATGACAGCATGGGCGATATGGAAACACGGCGTAACGCCCGGAACGCCGATCCGGAATGGCGCAACTATCTCGATGCGTCGGACGGAATCTATGAGCGGCAGGAAACGCAGATATTACGGCTTCTGGAGCTGTATCCCGACGAATGAATTGGTGTCCGGTTTGTCGTTTGCGCTTGGTCCTGTAGCCTCGATCCCTGGCGGCGAACCGATTTGTTCAACTGTGATGGTCTTTATCAGTTAAGGAAAGCGTTATGTCTTCCGATCAGGTCGCTATCGAAATGGATCTTGAAAGCCGGGTCGCGCAGTTCGTTGTCGATTTCAAATGGACCCAAATCGAGCCGGTCTCCATGCCTGCCATAAAGGCGCTTCTGAAGGATCAACTCGCGCTGCAAGTCGGCGCGGTGGACTTGCCATGGTCGCGCGAGGCGCGCCGCTTCCTTGCCAAGCCCCGTCCCGGGAGTTCGACGGTGGTTGCTGAAAGCGAGCCGATGGACGCCGCCGATGCGGCCTACATCAACGCGACTTACGGCCACGGATTTGAATATGACGATGTGGCGAGCAACGGCCATCCCGGCTGCTGCGTCGTCCCAACGGCCATCGCGGTGGGCGAGGAGCTGGGCGCCACGCTCGGCCAGGTGGTGGAGGCGATGCTCGCGGGCTATGAAGTCTATGTGCGGATCGGCCGCTTGGCCGCGCCGGACCTGGTAAATGCCGGCTGGCACGCCCATGCGGTGCTCGCGAACTTCGGTGCCGTCGCGGTCGCCGCGAAGCTGCACGATCTGGATGCCGACACCGTCCTGCACGCCATGGCGATCGCGCTGAGCCATGCGTCGGGCACGACCGAATATACGAAGAGCGGGGGGTCCATAAAGCGCGTCCATGCGGGCATTGCCGTCCGCAATGGCATAGAGGCGGTTCAGCTGGCGCGTGCGGGCATTACAGGACCGAGGCGTTACCTGACGGGACAGAAAGGATTTTTCCGCAACTTCATCCGCCGGCCGGTGGTGGACAGCGACGCGGAGGAAGCCTTCCGCAAGGGCCGGCCGCAGCGGATCAAGGATATCTGGCTCAAGGCCCATTGCTGCTGCGGCGCGCACCATCCCTATATCGACGCCATGACTAGTGTACGTGATCGCGTGGATGAGATCGTTTCGGTCGACGCGATCATCCAGGGCATGACCAGGACCCTGGCCGACAACCCCCATGCGCAACAGCACGGCACAACGAATATCGAGGAGTTGCAGTTCAGCCTTGCGTTGCAGATGGCGCTGGCCGCGCTGGGCAAGGGCAATGGCTATTCGACGCACCGTGCCTTTCTCGACGGCAAGCTGCCACTGGATGAAAGTTCCGACGTTGTGCAATTCGCCCGTCGCATCCGCCTGATCCACTCGCCGGAACTGGACGAGCGCTATCCGTT contains these protein-coding regions:
- a CDS encoding SDR family oxidoreductase, which codes for MDLGIDGKRAVVIGGSSGLGYGVCERLAAEGVNLLIFARDREKLQDAKKRLVDKNPRSTIDIVAGDISNAEDIERLKREIIDSGGMQILVLNTPPPPRPLYDFLEEHDEERWENAYQWQLKGALLVLRKLAPLLLNQGWGRIVAITSASIKEPLPNHALSTVFRAGVQAALKHLSMEMAAHNVTVNSVAPAVVVTSTYHTVHDIEARVSRIPLKRVGKVEELAATVAFLASDLAGFITGENVQVDGGCTRSLC
- a CDS encoding NIPSNAP family protein, yielding MWNKPVVEIRVEEFTRGTLPTYLELHKSMALPLLQEHLGRPMAYYMTNVGRINCVTQLWGYDSLEAYQSGRAAVESRPQWQDYMRSTEGVVRFVDTRLTQRILFPNVGAGEEISRAKPVVDFRTYLIHHNHMQTFLSTTEEHAMSVMLRHVGPPIGYYLTKVGNLNQITNIWGYDSMGDMETRRNARNADPEWRNYLDASDGIYERQETQILRLLELYPDE
- a CDS encoding MmgE/PrpD family protein gives rise to the protein MSSDQVAIEMDLESRVAQFVVDFKWTQIEPVSMPAIKALLKDQLALQVGAVDLPWSREARRFLAKPRPGSSTVVAESEPMDAADAAYINATYGHGFEYDDVASNGHPGCCVVPTAIAVGEELGATLGQVVEAMLAGYEVYVRIGRLAAPDLVNAGWHAHAVLANFGAVAVAAKLHDLDADTVLHAMAIALSHASGTTEYTKSGGSIKRVHAGIAVRNGIEAVQLARAGITGPRRYLTGQKGFFRNFIRRPVVDSDAEEAFRKGRPQRIKDIWLKAHCCCGAHHPYIDAMTSVRDRVDEIVSVDAIIQGMTRTLADNPHAQQHGTTNIEELQFSLALQMALAALGKGNGYSTHRAFLDGKLPLDESSDVVQFARRIRLIHSPELDERYPFNFVGEVLLHYRDGSTQSIFMEGAKGMPNDPFTEQEHRRKLDELTHDVIGSERAIKLFELVDDLDPDTPITKLTRLLQGR